Proteins from a genomic interval of Pseudomonas versuta:
- a CDS encoding alkene reductase, with translation MTTIFDPIKLGDLELPNRIIMAPLTRCRADEGRVPNALMAEYYVQRASAGLILSEATSVTPMGVGYPDTPGIWSADQVRGWTNITKAVHAAGGRIALQLWHVGRISHEIYLNGEAPVAPCAIAAKGHVSLVRPMVDFPTPRALETAEIADIVEAYRTGAENAKAAGFDGVEIHGANGYLLDQFLQSSTNTRTDQYGGSVENRARLLLEVTDAAIDIWGAGRVGVHLSPRADLHDMGDENLAETFGYVARELGKRGIAYICAREHEAADSLGPQLKAAFGGPYIVNERFTKDSANAWIAAGKADAVAFGVPFIANPDLPARLKADAPLNEAHPETFYAKGPVGYIDYPTL, from the coding sequence ATGACCACGATTTTCGATCCGATCAAGCTGGGCGACCTTGAACTGCCTAACCGCATCATCATGGCCCCCCTCACCCGCTGCCGCGCCGATGAAGGGCGGGTTCCAAACGCGCTGATGGCTGAATATTACGTTCAGCGCGCGTCAGCAGGCCTGATCCTGAGCGAAGCCACTTCGGTAACGCCGATGGGCGTTGGCTACCCTGACACCCCTGGCATCTGGTCTGCCGACCAGGTCCGAGGCTGGACCAACATCACCAAGGCGGTACACGCGGCCGGTGGCCGTATCGCGCTGCAGTTGTGGCACGTTGGCCGGATCTCCCACGAGATCTATCTGAACGGGGAAGCCCCTGTTGCACCCTGCGCCATTGCAGCCAAAGGCCATGTAAGCCTGGTGCGCCCGATGGTTGATTTCCCGACGCCACGCGCACTGGAAACCGCCGAGATTGCAGACATTGTCGAGGCTTACCGCACCGGTGCCGAGAACGCCAAGGCCGCAGGTTTTGACGGCGTAGAAATCCATGGCGCCAATGGTTACTTGCTCGATCAGTTCCTGCAAAGCAGCACCAACACGCGCACTGACCAATACGGAGGTTCAGTCGAGAACCGCGCTCGTCTGTTACTGGAAGTCACCGATGCCGCCATTGATATCTGGGGCGCGGGCCGCGTTGGCGTGCATTTGTCGCCACGTGCCGACCTGCATGACATGGGTGATGAGAATCTGGCTGAAACCTTTGGTTATGTAGCCCGTGAACTCGGCAAGCGCGGCATCGCCTATATCTGTGCCCGCGAGCATGAAGCGGCAGACAGCCTCGGCCCGCAGCTCAAGGCAGCCTTTGGCGGCCCGTACATCGTCAATGAGCGCTTCACAAAAGACAGCGCCAATGCCTGGATCGCAGCGGGTAAAGCCGATGCTGTCGCATTCGGTGTGCCATTCATTGCCAACCCAGACCTGCCAGCACGCCTGAAGGCCGATGCACCGCTCAATGAAGCGCATCCAGAGACCTTCTATGCCAAAGGTCCTGTCGGCTATATCGACTATCCAACGCTGTAA
- the rpoS gene encoding RNA polymerase sigma factor RpoS, with the protein MSEEDDTTPTPRTKSKKATATKQHKYIDYTRALDATQLYLNEIGFSPLLSPAEEVHFARLSQSGDPAGRKRMIESNLRLVVKIARRYVNRGLSLLDLIEEGNLGLIRAVEKFDPERGFRFSTYATWWIRQTIERAIMNQTRTIRLPIHVVKELNVYLRAARELTQKLDHEPSPEEIANLLEKPVSEVKRMLGLNERVSSVDVSLGPDSDKTLLDTLTDDRPTDPCELLQDDDLSQSIDQWLSELTDKQREVVIRRFGLRGHESSTLEDVGLEIGLTRERVRQIQVEGLKRLREILERNGLSSESLFQ; encoded by the coding sequence ATGTCAGAAGAAGACGACACCACCCCTACACCCCGGACCAAGTCCAAAAAAGCGACCGCTACAAAACAACACAAGTACATTGACTACACCCGGGCGCTCGATGCGACCCAGCTGTACCTCAATGAAATTGGCTTTTCCCCGTTACTCTCCCCTGCAGAAGAAGTTCACTTCGCGCGCCTTTCGCAAAGCGGAGATCCGGCCGGCCGCAAACGCATGATTGAAAGTAACTTGCGACTGGTGGTGAAAATCGCCCGACGCTATGTCAATCGTGGGCTATCGCTGCTGGATCTGATTGAAGAGGGCAACCTGGGGCTGATTCGGGCAGTCGAAAAGTTTGACCCCGAACGCGGATTCCGCTTCTCGACATACGCCACCTGGTGGATCCGCCAAACGATTGAACGGGCGATCATGAACCAGACCCGCACAATCCGTTTGCCGATCCATGTCGTTAAAGAGCTCAATGTCTACTTGCGAGCCGCGCGGGAACTTACGCAAAAGCTCGATCACGAACCTTCCCCTGAAGAAATCGCCAATCTGCTCGAAAAACCCGTCTCGGAGGTCAAGCGCATGCTTGGGCTGAATGAGCGGGTGTCCTCGGTAGATGTTTCTCTAGGCCCTGATTCTGATAAAACCCTGCTCGATACCCTGACAGATGATCGACCTACAGATCCTTGCGAGCTGCTTCAGGACGATGACTTGTCACAAAGTATTGACCAGTGGCTGTCTGAACTTACAGACAAGCAGCGCGAGGTGGTGATTCGCCGGTTCGGGCTGCGTGGTCATGAAAGCAGCACTCTTGAAGACGTTGGCCTGGAAATTGGCCTGACGCGCGAACGTGTTCGGCAGATTCAAGTAGAGGGGCTCAAGCGTCTGCGAGAAATCCTTGAACGCAACGGTTTGTCCAGTGAGTCGTTGTTTCAATAA